Sequence from the Mugil cephalus isolate CIBA_MC_2020 chromosome 20, CIBA_Mcephalus_1.1, whole genome shotgun sequence genome:
GTTcggtattgtgtgtgtttttttaagttgcgAGCTAAAATTCAACTACTGGCTATACCTACTTAGACCGGAAGGTTTGTGAACGCGCATTCACAGGCGCGCAGATCGTTTTGTGCTTGATCGCACAGCCAACCAGCCGGTGTCATCCTCAGTGCATGTCtcaatttgtgtatttgtgtgtctgaatgCCTCATGCTGCCAGTGTGTGAGTGTTGATTTGTGCATCTGGGGGAGAGTTTGTGCACTCAGTAGCCTTATAATAGTTACAGTTGTTATAAACCACCAGTATTTGTCTGGATAATCTCTGGGCTGATATCAGTCTGGGCCATGTGCTGCTTGTGCAGACAAAATGTAAACAAAGGAGAAATGCACCACAGAGAAAATGTAGAAGTTTACTATAAAATTAATTTAGGAATCATTCAGTTGCATATCTGAACTTGCATATATCTAAATGTGGTGGtttcttaaatttaaattcGTTATTTTATCACTACAACATCTTTGTTACATTGTCAGCCACAGTTTATAATACAGCACTGAATGGGTTGAGCTGTGTGGTTCATAATGacagagagaaatgtgcagCTCCTTGCAACTAGTTGTAAAGTTGCAACCACTGTGGTATTTTTGGTTCATGGagtggagatgttttttttttttctcaaacacaCAGCTTGAGGGGCCTATAACTAATGAATCATAATTACAGCTCCGATTCCCTGCGTATCCATGCtcactctgtttgtttttctttccttttctccttcaGGAAGCggtgaagacagaaaacaatgaaCACATAAACCTGAAGGTAGCAGGTCAGGATGGATCTGTAGTGCAGTTCAAGATCAAGAGACACACGCCGCTCATAAAGCTTATGAAGGCCTACTGCGAGAGACAGGTGGGCACGGCCCAGCGTCAACACACAAACTAACACATCGCTGATTGTTCAGGAATATTCAATATCGTGTCGAAAGGTTAATTTCTTTAAGCAATGGTTTACAAACTGGGACATAGGCACGCGGTACACACTATTTTCACTTCGGAAAGACAGTTTCAATCGTCCTCAATGACGACGCCCATCAGAAAGGCTTGAACATGATAACATTTTCTAGGGCAGCTGCTTTCCCACCACGGAGCACGACTCTCAAAGCGCTACGCTGCCTCAATGTCGTATGGAAATAATTATTGGAATTAGTTGATGTCTCAGATGAAACAACTTTGATGCTTCCACATGTTTAATCTCGTTCGAAGACCAAGAAGGCTGTGATGAAAGTCAAATTTTTGTAGCCCTTGCAGGCCATTTATCACACATGCACTCTGTCACCGTTAAATGCAGCTTTCTGCTTTACAAGTAGCTATGTCTTAACATACCGGTACGAATGATGTGGTGAGAAGGTTTTTCATTCGTCATGAGGATATTACATTAGGGTAGATATTTAGCGTTTCTACTAGAGTCCCTAATACAGTAGCCTTGTTTCATACAAGGCATCTAAAGACCTTGCAGTGGCAAAGGTCAAACATAAAATGATGatagtttgattttttttttttttttaaatgattctcaTTCTAGACTAATTACTCATTGTCATTTTTTCCTGAAGGTTATTATTCATTGCCTATGATCAAGCGCTTTCTCAGATAGCGCTACAGAGTCTGTGTAAATCTTCTCTCATTAGCTAAAAAGCCCATCTTAAGGCTTTACGGTGCGTCTCTCTCATCTTCCCAACCAGCGTCCTTTATCTACGTTGAAGATTCTACTTCAATCACGAGCCTTTTAACGTGTTCTTTCAGCAGTCTGAACTAAATCTCCGGCGAAGCATTTTTATGGCGTGCGTCTTCCAGTGGCTTATTCTAATGAGCTAACATTGGAGCGAGTGCCAGTTCAGTTCGTACTGGTTACAGCTCTGATTAAATTGCTACAAAATCAATTCCGAGGCTTTGTTGATAACGTTTAAATGCTGAAAGACTTAAAAGTTTAGACAGAAAtatctaaaagaaaacaacatttgataTTTGTCCTCATCTGAAAGTCAAACAACTTTCTGGAAGACTAGAAACCCAACTCCAATACTGTCTATTCCCTGGACTCCAAGCAGAGGAAAAGACACATTTGTCATGCAgctcattttttaaaactacagCGAGCACAGATGCTTTCCATTATTCCTTCGCCTGTGTTTCACTGCATCACATTTTCCTACAACCCACAAATTTTATCAGACATATCTTAAACGAGGGAATACAtgctttgctgcttttcttggcTTTTGGTTGCCTATTTTCATGAAAGGCTCCACTTTTTACAACATTGCAACAAACCCCAAACAGAAATACATGTTAAAACTCCCAAATTAAATTCTGAATGATTGAAAGCACCCTTGAATTTACAGCCTACAGTAACATTCTTAATACGCCgttctatgtatttatttatttatttatttattttaaatcattgtAAGAACGGGGTTTGTTTTCTTGAATCTTTAGTAAAATCATAACATTCCTTTTCTCATTTCAGGGACTGTCGATGAGGCAAATCAGGTTCAGATTTGACGGACAGCCAATAAATGAGACAGACACACCGGCACAGGTAAGACTGAAGCCTCCAAGAAATGACTTTACCTGCTCTAAACGATTAACTGAATTATCGGGGTGAGCTTACTGAAAGGACACTGCGTTGCCCTCAAACATATTTCATGTACCTTCAAATTCACCATGCTTAACCAGAAAGATGTGCATATCATGGTGCATTCATGTCTTGTTGGAATAATTGGAAAAGTGAGCTACCGACTGGGAAAATTTGCTTTCCAACTATTTGGGAAATCTGAGAAAGTTTTGGCACACGAGCTATGCTGGTAAAAGTAATTGCATTCTAATATAATTGCATTAGTACTTGACTTCATGTTATTATATTGTTAtgatattcagcatttgtttgaaacCTGTATCttactgacacatgtttctattattttgacaacacagttttcagcaccacaaactaaatcctgcaaaacagttgtgcTATTGAATTGCCACTTTTCTCACGCCGTTAACAtaaacattataacagtcatgaagggggatttagtgcagggatATTATACTAGAAATCCATTACGTGAAACATGACCCTAACCCAAACTACGCAGAGATTTATTCGCTCTTTGTTGTCATCGAAATACTGACAACGTCTGTCAGCACTTTGCTGCATCCGTGTTATTTCCATCTTAAAAACACACGAACGCACCACAGTCGGAAAAATTACTTTGGAACTCAGGAAATGAGAGCGCCCGAGGAGCATGTGAATTCTGTTCACTCTCTCCGATGCCTTTTCATGTTTTAGTGCGCTTAGTTctcttacttttcttttctggaCCATGTCAAAAGCGTTcgtttaaatacacacacacgcactggtCATGAAGTCTTGACAAATACATTTGGAGGACACGAACTTGCTGTACACTATATTACGGTGCCTGTAGGATTTAAAGTGTTACACTCGAGTTCTTCGCGCAAGTGACAGCGCTGACACAGTGAGTCTGTAAATGCCGCAGGACTGCCAGAACACACTAAGCCTGTTTAGTCGCAGACATGCCAGTTATGCTCACTTCAGTTTCTGGTTTGAGGAGCCCCCCCGTCCTGCGTGTTATTGCATGTTATTGCAGTGTTAGCGGAGGTCGTCATTGAAGCCAAATGCAAACGCGGTGTGTCGTTTCGGTGAcagtatttccattttatgCATGCAAACAACAAATTTGACTGAGCACACTGTCACCCCTTGTAGCACATATAACACAACTGCCTGACAATGGCATTTTCTCTTGCTCCTCTTTTCCCATCACCATTTTCTTAATGATACTTAGttgtctcctctttttctcttaacAGTTGGAAATGGAAGACGAAGATACGATTGATGTGTTTCAACAACAGACAGGAGGCCTGATTTAATCAACCACGTGCAACCACCAGCATCCTCCTCAACACACACAACCGACTCCCGCCCCCCCCGGCCTGTGACACACAGCGGCTGCTTCTTTACTACAACTGTTGGGTCATTTCAACGGAATTCCACGCAGAAGAAGTTTTCATTTCTCTGCCACACATACCTGCTGTATAGTATTTTCATTCTTGCCCCTGttacttttctgtctttgtacATAAACCACATCCAGATCGCCTTGAGTTcaggttttgtttgttcatgCCTTAATGTGGTAAAAGTTAAGGACTTGCCTTCCCGTTCGGTGGGGTTTGTTCTCAAGATGAAGACGTGGACTGGTGACAGAGTGAGATGTAATACAGCTGACATCAATGATCGAATGCGGTTGGGCTAGGCTTGGTCAGTGTTAAACAAATCTGttcttaaagggacagttcCCCCAACAAGTTTAATATACATGCTACTCCTTTTACCCATAGTGCTATTAATCCATCTAGATTGGTTTGGTTTTGCTTGTCATGCTCAAATGAACAAACTAATACACAGGCCTTGTTTTATGCAGATTCACGCTGGATTTTCTTTCTAGATGCATGTTTTATCTACAAAAAACTCAGTAAATCCCATCAAAAGGATCTAGATGAATAAATAGCACTAACATTCAGAGGGAAAACGGGTATACTAAGGGTAAAGTGTCTCTTTAAGGTGTACAATTCTGGGGCTGGCATTTCTAGTCTGGAAGTGGGGCTAGGTTATAATTTGGTCTTGGTgatcttcattaaaaaaaaaaaaaaaatgattttatacattttttttatatatataaatatatatatataggagtAGATGTGTAGAGATTTTGATTAATCATTTTACTAGGCCACTTCAGATTTTGGGAAGCCTGAAGAGATGTTTCAGTTTAAACAAACATCTGTATTGTTAAAAACATGCCTGTTAAAATAAAgctattgtcttttttttccaaactttcatttattttgtttgctttacaTTATTCCGCAATATGTTATAACAATAGTGGTTCAGTAATTACATTGACTTTTAAGACTAGAGTTTGATTCCAGTATTTTCGCAGATAAAAGTCAAACTTTGCCCAAAGTTTTTCTTAAATCTTGAGTCgcagtttgaattttttttatatatatatatatatatatatatatatatatatatgtatatatgtttttattattaatgctaATGGATAAAAAGCAGAAGGAAATAAATCCCAGGGGATGTGGACTCAGCTGAACGGTCTCTGGCATGAATCAGACCTGCCACCAACAAGAGGGGCGACCGATGAGGCTCTGTCCAATCAGAGAAGAGTTCCGCTGCGCCCTGTCCAATCAGAGAAGAGTTCCGCGGTGCTCTGTCCAATCAGAGAAGAGTTCCGTGGCGCTCTGTCCAATCAGAGCGCGCCGAGGGCTGGTGGGCTGGGTCTCGTGGGCTGGCACCGCAGAACCCTCGGATCTGGTCTTCGTTATGTTTTTCAGAGTCGGGTGGAGTCAGTCGACATCCCGTCGCATCCCTGCGGGCAAGGAGGAGGATTTTTCTTGATTAGTTTTTCATTGActgttcgtttgtttgtttttttaccaccCGGACACCTTAGAACTCCTAAAACATGACGACGACCACCACCTACAAAGGAATGGAGCCCGGCGCTAAGAGCAGTTCCAGGTAAAAAAGGAGTCGAAAACCTTTTTTCGCGGAGGAACAAAAGAAGTGGGATGCGGGCAAGCCTCTCGGCTAGCCTCTCTTTCTGGCTGTTTGCTTCCTACCTGGCTCTATCCGCTGGGGAGGGATTTTTCTGGATTGAGCTGAACTGTCACATAGTCTTGCTAATTGAGTTAATCTTATTGGGTGACTGATGCGCCACAGCCTTTGGCTACACTTAGTTGCGTTAGCCTGCGTGGGCTTCGGGTATTTtagttagagagagagagaaaaaaaaaagaaaaaaatccccgTATTTTTTTAGTAGAAGTGGACAAATACGtaaagtgagtttttttttacgGTTACCGACTAGtatataacttttttttgtagctCAAGCTCCTCTTGTGTTGTCATTTGTAAATGTTGCTCTTTGAAGTTGCGCACAATGTTATCTGCacgtttctgtttgtttgtgtgaaacgCGGGACGACTTCATCCGCCCAACAAGTGACTGATTACGCGGAAATGATCCTAGACTCGAATCtgcatgtgtcattttttttattttttattgtcattatcattatttggATTATCGCAGATCAGGGCCGGGAATGAAAGTTGAGAAGAAGAAGTCATGCGGCGCGGTCTCAAGTTCGACCCATCCGAGCCGACTTGCGAAGCAAAAATGTTTGCTTAAGGGGTTACTTTGAGGGAGAAAAACGCATTAAGACTCATCCACCGAGCATGCGGTCATTCCCTTCCTGTAAGTGATGCGTAGCGGCGCGGTGCATTcctgcccccttttttttttttttttttttttttttgcagaagagCGCAAAGAAAATGCGTCCTTCCCTTAAAAATGAGGcgcatgcttttcttttttgaagagGAGACTGGCGGTGTTAATCTGACGCGAGCACGTCAAATGTCGGTCGATCACCGAGCGTTTTTGAAGTCGCCTGCTGTTGTGAGTGTGATGCAGGGGCTTGGGTGGGGGGCTTTGAGCTAGCTAAGCCTGTAAATCTTTCCTTAGCTCtttgcccccccctcccttcccctacGATCTGCTGGTCATTTCTGCTTCTGGCTGACCAGAAGGGGATCCGTAGAGCAGCTACTTGGGAAGCattagggtaaaaaaaaatctttagtAGGCCATCAAAGGCCTTCCTGCTCTGCCCTTATCACACATGCCATCTTTGGCTCTGGAgctctgctgtctgtctgtctgccctGGCTTCACCTGCCTCCAAAGTGCCCTGCAGCTTCCAAACGCCTGTACCCGCTTCATTGATAATATTTGCAGTTTCATTCCAGGGTGGGGTCTGCTGCCAGGCGgctaaaagcttttctttttttttcttttttttccgtcGCAATCCGTGTGGAAAGCATGAGCTcatcctctctggccaggaggTGAAGTCTGGTTTAGGCATTACTGTCACAGCCAAAAGCGTGCGCATATAAGAAGACTGAGAAAAATCCACGCGGCGCGGATTCTCTGTGTTGCGGTTGCTCTCTTTGTAGCCGTGCTTCAAGAGCAAAGTTGTTGGggttctatttattttttttttatttggtctcCATCTGCCTGCCTGGCCCTCGGACAGCTGCTTAGTGTGTCAGCTGGTGGCTTCAGGGACTCTGTGGAGAGGAGAGTTTgctggaaaagagggagggGTCCGGCAACGGCTTCGCAGGCCCGTCTGTGTCTGTCCTCCGCCCCAACTGTCCTTCACGCAcagcgagagagaaaaaagggctTCCCTGCTCGTTATTGCGTTCCTTTTGTTCAGCATGTGGCTGGAGGAATGTCTGTGGAAAgtgagctttgttttttttttttttttcgcgtgcGGTCCGACGGGGTACATGACCCATATTAACTTTAGGCCTCAGATCTTTCGCTTCTGATGTGCAGCGTTAGCCCCCAAGTGAGCAtattagatttattcatttaataatagCACAATAACCCCACCAGAAATGGACACCGACCCCTGGTGTGTCACCGCAAAGGAATCCGCGCTGGAGCAGACGGCAGCTAGCCGGCTAACTATGTGATTATGTGCGACTGGAGTCAGCTGCAGGGCAGAGATTGCGACTGTCTGTCAGAAAGGCCGATAGCCACAGCTTTAGAGACCTCGCTGCTATCACGGGCGCTTTTGTGCACGCGGCCTTTGTATGAATGGATAAGGGTGGAGCAGGAAGGAGGCTGCACGTAGCTTGCAGCGTGCTcatgatttat
This genomic interval carries:
- the LOC124997808 gene encoding small ubiquitin-related modifier 2-like encodes the protein MADEKPKEAVKTENNEHINLKVAGQDGSVVQFKIKRHTPLIKLMKAYCERQGLSMRQIRFRFDGQPINETDTPAQLEMEDEDTIDVFQQQTGGLI